CATTCGCTGAAAAAATTAGCGATCTGCTTGGGTGGAAAGTTCATCACGGCGATCACCTGTTTGCCAATTAAGGCATCCTTTTCGTATAAATGCGTGATCTGGGCCGATGATCTTTTAATGCCCAGCTCCCCAAAATCGAGGGTAATTTGATAGGCCGGATTTTTAGCTTTTGGAAAATCATTAACTTCCATGATTGTTCCGGCTCTGATCTCTATTTTTGCGAAGTCATCCCAGGTGATAGTACTCATAGCTTTTAATTTTTTCAAAAATAAATATCAATTACATGAAACGTACAGCTACTGCCGTTTGGAACGGCTCAGGAAAAGATGGATCTGGAAATTTAACTACGCAAAGCACTACATTAAACAAAACGCAGTATTCGTACAAATCAAGGTTTGAAGAAGGGGTAGGAACCAATCCCGAAGAAC
The Niastella koreensis GR20-10 genome window above contains:
- a CDS encoding tRNA-binding protein; amino-acid sequence: MSTITWDDFAKIEIRAGTIMEVNDFPKAKNPAYQITLDFGELGIKRSSAQITHLYEKDALIGKQVIAVMNFPPKQIANFFSECLVLGVYTDKKEVVLLTPDRPVENGWKIG